The following are encoded in a window of Deltaproteobacteria bacterium genomic DNA:
- a CDS encoding NADH-quinone oxidoreductase subunit J, translating to MNGPADVIFYAAAALTVGAAVLVAVLPNILYAAVALLFSFAGVAGLYVLLSADFLAATQVLVYVGGIVVLLLFAVFLSNRIAEAKITNPTHFRLPAAVICLVLFGVLSYTAVSTPFAVKKAVYLPTTADIGELLMTRYLLPFEVASVLLLAALIGAALISRPERGVPESPEMEEGKR from the coding sequence ATGAACGGACCCGCCGACGTCATCTTCTACGCCGCCGCGGCGCTGACGGTGGGGGCGGCCGTCCTGGTGGCCGTCCTGCCGAACATCCTGTACGCGGCGGTCGCGCTCCTGTTCTCGTTCGCCGGGGTGGCGGGGCTCTACGTCCTCCTCTCCGCCGACTTCCTGGCGGCGACCCAGGTGCTGGTGTACGTCGGCGGCATTGTCGTGCTCCTGCTGTTCGCCGTGTTCCTGTCGAACCGGATCGCCGAGGCGAAGATCACGAACCCCACCCACTTCCGGCTTCCGGCCGCCGTCATCTGCCTGGTCCTGTTCGGCGTCCTCTCGTACACCGCCGTGTCCACGCCGTTCGCGGTGAAGAAGGCGGTCTACCTGCCGACCACCGCGGACATCGGCGAGCTGCTGATGACCCGGTACCTGCTCCCGTTCGAGGTCGCCTCCGTCCTCCTGCTGGCGGCCCTGATCGGGGCGGCGCTCATCTCCCGCCCGGAGCGGGGGGTCCCGGAGTCCCCGGAGATGGAGGAGGGGAAGCGATGA
- the nuoK gene encoding NADH-quinone oxidoreductase subunit NuoK codes for MTLDKLLVVAAALFCCGLYTVLTRRNAVAVLMGVELILNATNINFVAFSHFLSRVMGGQIFAVFVIVLAAAEAAVALAIFLRMFATAGTVEVDFADELKG; via the coding sequence ATGACCCTCGACAAGCTCCTCGTCGTCGCAGCGGCCCTGTTCTGCTGCGGCCTCTACACCGTGTTGACCCGGAGGAACGCCGTCGCGGTGCTCATGGGGGTGGAGCTCATCCTGAACGCCACCAACATCAATTTCGTGGCGTTTTCCCACTTCCTCTCCCGGGTCATGGGCGGCCAGATCTTCGCCGTCTTCGTCATCGTCCTGGCGGCGGCCGAGGCGGCGGTGGCGCTGGCCATCTTCCTTCGGATGTTCGCCACCGCGGGGACGGTGGAAGTCGACTTCGCGGACGAGTTGAAGGGGTAG